Part of the Flagellimonas eckloniae genome, TGAGAAACCTTAGTTCTACCAGCGTGTATGATTTGAAAATACTCGGAGTGAGTCTGAATTACTACTCACCAAAATTACACTTCTGCCATCAGTAAGAGTTAATTCCTTAATGTCCTTGGCATCTGTATTTACATAAAACCCACTTGATGTTACAGGAACGGGAACTAGTCCACCTTTACCATCACCCTTAAGGTATAGTCCAATCATACCATCATGATTGCCAATGGAGGCATCTCCCGAGTAATTGTTTCCTACCAATAACACATCCAACTTATTATCTCCATCGACATCCGTAATCTGAATTCCATTTAAGGGTGCTATTTGTGCCATGGCGGGCAAGGGTTTTGACTTAAAGGTGCCATCCCCCATATTTTCAAAATAAGTGCTTTTGAAATTAGTGGCCTTTATAACCAATGCATTTTCTAATTCTTCAGGCAAAAAAGCGTCTCCAAATTTGACTTTGGCATATGATTCATATGTTTTAAAGCGCCCTCTCATGGAAGCAATTTGTCCAGTTATCTTATCTCTGGGATGGGCAATGTAATTTTCGCCTTGTATATAATAGCACATGATTGGGTCTATGCTATTGTTCTTGTCATAGTCCTTAGCATAAATGCATAGGGGTTGATCAATGGATGCCTTATAGCGACTATTGGTTCCAAGATTTCCAGCAATAAGATCCATATCACCATCACCATCCATATCTCCGGAGGCAATACTATTCCACCATCCTGATGTATCTGCCAATCCTGAAGTGTCCGTTACATCTTCAAATTGGGAACCTGAATTTTTAAATATCTTAATAGGCATAAATTCACCGGCGAGTATAAGGTCATTTTTTCCATCTTGATCATAATCCGTCCAAACAGCTGCGGTAACCATGCCTACGTTTGCCAAATTTTGATTAAAGTTATTGGTCACGTCGGTAAATTTTCCTCCATTGTTTTCCAGAAGATAACTTTTAGGTGAAATAGGGTATTGTCCTGGTGCAATCCTACCACCAACAAAAAGGTCCAAGTCTCCATCTTTGTCAAAATCAGATGCCGTAACTACAGAGCCTGATGCTATAATTTTGGGCAGTGCACTTTTGTCTTTAACAAAATCACCGCTTCCATTGTTAAAATATAATCGATCTTCATACTCTGGAGCATCGGCGTTAAATTCACTTCCACCACTGACTACGTAAAGATCATTATCACCATCACCATCAGCATCAAATAGGAGGGAACCCATATCTTCTGCCGTAATATCCATGTTAAGCTCTTGCTCTTCAAAAGTCCCGTCACTTTTTTGTACAAAAAAGCGACCACTATAACCTGCACTTCCTCCTATATAAAAGTCTTCCAAGCTGTCCCCGTTGATATCCCCTAAGGCCATCTTGGGGCCATTTTTAGAATGCATGTGAGGCAATAAGAGCTGTACCTTAAAATCTACAAAGTTATTTTCTTGGTGCTTATATTTGGTTTTTAAAGCATCGGAAACTTCACTAAAAAGTGGAGTTATACCCTCCATATTTTCTTTTTGGGAAACCTTTTGTGCATTACCATGCTCAAGTGTAATAACCTGATTTTCCAATACATTTTTTACAACCTGTATTCTTTTATCTGGCCATACTATGGTTATGCTATCTATTTTACTCTCTCCCAGGCCAAAATGAATGGTTTGGTCCATACTGGATTCATAACCTCTTGAAAGGTAGTGTTGATAATATTGGTTGTTATCGTTTGAGTGTAGTGTTATTTTTGAACCGATACCTTCAAGGTTACCGGCTTTCCCTTTTAATTTAATCTTTAAAAAGCGGGATGTTTGTTTTTCGCTATTATTTTTAAGAATGCTTGCCTTTTCATTAATATTATTTACTATTAAATCTAGGTCGCCATCATTATCCAAATCTGCAAAAGCGGATCCATTTGACAGGGATACATTTTTTATCCCCCAATCTTTTGAAGTGTTTGAAAAAGTATGGTCTCCATTATTTTTAAAGAAATAGTTTTTAATAGCTGCACTGGGCAATTCTTTTATGGCTTTTAATTTTTTTTCTTTCCGCACTTTTTCAGAGCCAAAAGGATTGGATAATTGTTGTTGGTAATTTATGTAATCCAAATCCCCTATATCCCTTCTGAACCCATTTGTAATGAAGGCATCCTTAAAACCATCATTGTCGTAATCGGCCATGAGTACGCTCC contains:
- a CDS encoding VCBS repeat-containing protein, with the translated sequence MKNKVGLFGSLLLMLFIGSSCNNTSDHLFTELDASLTKIDFSNDIEEDEEHNIYNFMNIYTGGGVGVGDINNDGLSDIFFAGNLVSNKLYLNKGDFIFEDITETSGVLSNNWSTGVSMIDVNQDGWVDIYVAVSGGGKEEKRANKLYINQKNNTFTEEALKYGLADTSQSTQSAFFDYDLDGDLDMFLIVNPVDYSLSSVNTIRPRKLNGESNSTDKLYRNNGDGTFSDVSSESGILIEGYSLGVGVSDIDNDGWPDIYVSNDFLTNDILYRNNGDGTFSDVSNTYFKHTSFAGMGNDIADFNNDGLADIMVLDMLPEDNERQKMIIPASSFDKFQMMLKNGYTAQYTRNTLQLNNGNNSFSEIGQFAGISQTDWSWSVLMADYDNDGFKDAFITNGFRRDIGDLDYINYQQQLSNPFGSEKVRKEKKLKAIKELPSAAIKNYFFKNNGDHTFSNTSKDWGIKNVSLSNGSAFADLDNDGDLDLIVNNINEKASILKNNSEKQTSRFLKIKLKGKAGNLEGIGSKITLHSNDNNQYYQHYLSRGYESSMDQTIHFGLGESKIDSITIVWPDKRIQVVKNVLENQVITLEHGNAQKVSQKENMEGITPLFSEVSDALKTKYKHQENNFVDFKVQLLLPHMHSKNGPKMALGDINGDSLEDFYIGGSAGYSGRFFVQKSDGTFEEQELNMDITAEDMGSLLFDADGDGDNDLYVVSGGSEFNADAPEYEDRLYFNNGSGDFVKDKSALPKIIASGSVVTASDFDKDGDLDLFVGGRIAPGQYPISPKSYLLENNGGKFTDVTNNFNQNLANVGMVTAAVWTDYDQDGKNDLILAGEFMPIKIFKNSGSQFEDVTDTSGLADTSGWWNSIASGDMDGDGDMDLIAGNLGTNSRYKASIDQPLCIYAKDYDKNNSIDPIMCYYIQGENYIAHPRDKITGQIASMRGRFKTYESYAKVKFGDAFLPEELENALVIKATNFKSTYFENMGDGTFKSKPLPAMAQIAPLNGIQITDVDGDNKLDVLLVGNNYSGDASIGNHDGMIGLYLKGDGKGGLVPVPVTSSGFYVNTDAKDIKELTLTDGRSVILVSSNSDSLRVFSNHTRW